From the bacterium genome, the window GATAGTAAAATAACAGAATACAAGATATAAAATTAAGGTAAATTAATTGGCCCGCCTGCTTAAGCAGGCGGGCCGTGTTTCGAATCATAATCATATTCGTTCCTAGAACATGATCAGTGTCCCCACTTTCGCTATCTCACTACCAACCACTCGCCGTTCAGAAGTAGCCGAGGCCACTTTCAGATTACGATGATACTCCTTCATTCTGCTGATCAAGACAACGATATAAGGAAGACCACTAAGGTAAGGGATCTTGGAGAGACCATCAAAGTCAGCTTCGCCATTAATGCCATTGAGGCAAGTAGGACGGCAGACAAATGAAAATTCCACACCCACATTGTCAGACTTGAAGCCAGAGCAATTGTCCAGAGTTTTTTGATAACCACGGACACCGTGTCCAGTAGGAGGTCCAAAAACAAACTTCCTCGTATAATGATCAGATTCCAAATAACCACATTCCGTGCATTGTGTTCCAAAAGCCATGATATCTTGTTTCTACTTGTTGAATTGATGCCTGACAGGCAAACAGTGTCTCGTCTCAATGAGCCAGAGGTCTAATTCAATATATTACCACGTTTTTCCTAAAACTCAAGACCAATTATTTATATCTTGTTTTTTCAAAAACAAGTGAGATAATTAATGCATGAAAGAAAAAAATATTATAATTATCATAATTATTTTTTTATTAGTAATTGCCACACCATTTATATTCAATAAAACAATTATGAAAAATGAAACTACCTCATCACCTAATAAGGCTACAACAGAAACACAAGTAAATCTACCAATGGGAATAAGCATATCAAGCTCGGCATTTAGCAATGGAGAAAAGATACCTTTTAAGTATAGCTGTGATGGAGCCAATACCCCACCACCATTATCGATAAAAAACGTCCCTTCCAAAACTAAGTCCCTTACGATAATTGTCGAGGATCCTGACGCACCAAGTGGAACATGGAGTCATTTTTTAATTTGGAATATTGCACCAAATACAACTGAATTAAATGAAGGATTTGGCAAAGAAGGAACTATGGGAGTGAATAGCTCGGGAAAAATTGCATACCTAGGACCATGCCCACCAAAAGGCCCTACTCATAGATATTTTTTTAAAGTATACGCCCTAGATTCACGTCTTGAAATCGAGAAAGGCTCAACAAAAAATATTCTTCTTGAAGCAATGAGAGGGCACATTTTAGATCAATCGGAGATATTTGGAACCTACTCGAGGTAAATTGCATAATTTATTCCACCATCACTTTTACGTTTACTCTTTCATTCTTGATTTTTATAAATAATGAAGTAAATGCTCCAACAAAAACTATCGCAGCTGCAATTAGGAACACATAATTATAAGCGTTTATCTGGGCCTTCAAAACAACAAGTGACATATACTGTTGAATGGTAGTTGGATTAGTACTATTCAATATACTCATTTGATTTATAGATAGGATGTTTGTACTGATCCTATTGCTCAAAATCGTACCAAATAACGCGATACCAACAGCTCCAGAAATATTTCTAACAAGTGCGAGTATTGATGACGCAATGCCAATTTCATTAAGGTCGACAACTGATGCGACGATATTCGTACGTTGAGCCATACCAAAGCCAAGACCAAAGGCCATCACAGATAATGGAACCATTATATCCATCGCTGTTGATTTTGCATCAAGAAAAGAAAGCATAAAAATTCCAATTGACGCTACAATCGTACTCGCGAAAATAATATATCTTGGCTGTACCTTACCAGTTAATGAACCCCCAAGAGGTGAAGCAATCATCATCGCTGCAGCAAGGGGCATAAATAAATATCCAGATTGACTTGCTGTGTATCCCAAAAATGTTTGTGCAAATACCGGTATTAAAAATAATCCTCCCATCATACCCATAAACACAACAAAGTTGTTAATAAGTGCATAAACAAAGGCGGGTATCTTAAAGAATTTCAAATCAACAATAGGCTCTTTTGTTTTCTGTTCGATTTTTATAAATAATCCAAAAAGTGTGACTATTATAAAATATGAAATCATACTTCCTGATGAAAGCCATCCCCAATCGTTCCCCTTCTCCAGCACCAAAACCAGAGATGAAAGCATACCCCCAAGAGTCAGTGCTCCCCACCAATCGAAATGTTTTGATTTAACTGGAGCAACAGACTCGTTAATAAAATGAAAAGCCATCCAGATTCCTATAATTCCAATCGGTAGGTTAATAAGAAACACGGAACGCCATCCAAAATTATCAATAAGTGGACCACCAATAAGCGGGCCAAAAACTGTAGCGGCAGCAAAAGATGATGACCATATACCAAGCGCTTGTGCTCTTTGCTTTCCTTCCTTGAAGGTTATAGCAATAATAGCCATAGCTGTTGGATAATCAGCGGACCCTGCAATTGCTTGAATGATTCTAAAAACAATCATCGATTGAAGATTCCAAGCAAGACCAGCCAGTACTGATCCAACAATAAAAATCGAAAATCCTAATATATATATTTTCTTCCTTCCAAGTGAGTCACCAAGCTTTCCCCAGATTGGAACAAACACTGCATTTGCAATAATATAAGCTGTGGCAATCCAACCTGCAGACGAGATGGTAAGCCCAAAATCATTAATGATTTTAGGCAAAGCCAAGTTAACAATTGTCTGATCAAGACGCCCCAAAAAAGTACCCACTATAACAGTAAGAAGAATCCACCACTGAAGTTTTGTTCTACCTTCCTCCTTATTATTTTGCATAAACCCTTAATTTTACAGACATACCATTCCTGAATTCTGGATGAAGTAAAATATCATATCTAACTTTTATATTAAATTGTTTTATTTCACGTTTATCAGAAATACTAAATAGAGAACCTGATTGATTTGATGTTGGGCTAACCTCATCAACAATACCCATAAATTGTGTACTACCATATGCATCAACGGTAAACACAGCAGTATCGCCAACTTTAATTCTAGATAGACCTTTATCTTCATCAATTTTCCCAACCACTCTCAATTGATTAGGATCAATCATTGATACAACTGTAGCTCCTGCCATAAACACTTGCCCTGGAGTATTTTGCACATTAATAATTACACCTGCAGTTTTTGCAGAGAGTACTTCTGAACCAACTCGTGCTAATGATTGATTAACAGTAACCCTGTCACCCGCCTTAACATAAACCTCTGAAAGAATACCCTCAGCTTCTGGTCCAACATTTATAACTGGAGCAGAAATTTGAGACATATCAATAGAAACATAAGCTGAGGTTGATTTCAAATAAAGAAGACCTCCGAGTATACCAAATATTACTATTATACCAGTCACACTTTGAACCAACGGCCTTTTAAAGAAACTCTTTTTTGTATTGTTAGGATTTTCCATATTTTGTATTTTGATTTTGGGGTCAGGCACCATGGTGCCTGACCCCAAATGATTATTGTTTTACGATTGTTAGAAGTGTCTTATTTACAATAGCTGATTCACCAATTTTTAAATGTGAATCAACAAATGATACAACCCCGTCCATTGGAGCGACAATTGTATAATTCTTATACGCAGCCAAAGCAATTTCATATGACCCCTGCACAGAATTTATTGTAGCTTGTGCAATATTGGCCTCTGAAGATCCATTCTTACCAAGATTTGCTTCTAGCTGACTTAATACTTGATTACGAGTTGTTACAGCTAGATCATATGCGTTTCTATTTGCAACGTAGCTAACAGAACGTTTGTTTGGAATGCTTATTACCCACTTAGTTGAAGCAGAATAATATCCTGATGGAAATTGAATAAATAAACCACATGAACCAAGAGGCTGTGGAGCAAAATATGTTACACTTCCATTACCATCTTCAAGCCCTGTTACATTAAATGAATAGCCTGATACAACACCCGATGAATAAGGTGCTACAACATATTCACCTTCCTTTTCACAGGTGTACGTCCCACTTATCTGTGGAATTAAACTATTATCTACTGTTGCATTTTCATTATAATTATCTTTACCTACTGCAATAAGATTACTAGATAACATTGTTCTATAAGCATTTGCAACCAGCACATCTTGTTGTTTTTTTGCACTAGCATATTGAACATTCAGTGATGCATACTGTGCTTTCGCAAGCTCAAGTGACCCCCTTGCTTGATTCACCGCACCTTTTGCATCATCTGCCTCAAGAGTTGCCAGTACGTCACCTGCTTTTACAATATCTCCAGAACGAACAGTAACTGTAGCGACACGCCCTGCTTTAACAAAAGCAAGGTTCACTGAGTTACTAGATGTTCCTTCAACTGATATAGCAAGATTTTGATCTAAAGGAAGTACGACGGAAGGAGCATTACCAACATAATTATAAAGTGACGCTCCGATAATTATTGCAACAACCATTGATGCTGAAATTACAATTTTAGGTTTCTGAAATATGCTGATTATTTTATTTTTCATTTTTTTTGAGAACTCATGTCGCGTCTCCATCCTTTTGGCGCAACACTGATTAATTAATTAATTTTATTAAGAATAACTGTAAGCTGTTTTTTTTCTTCTTCTGTAAGGGGTACCAACATTTCCCTAATAATTCCAACCTTTATATCCTTAAACATAGAAAACAATTTTATTGTCTTTGGAGTTGCTGAAATAAGAATCCCTCGTCTATCCTTAGGGTCGCTTTTTCGATTAACTAACTTTTTTTCATAAAGTGTTTCAATCAAAGATGTAGCAGATGGTGCTGTAACATCCAAATGAGAAGCTATGCTCTTCATTGTGGGGTTTTTATTCTCTATTACAAACCTAAGAATCTCAAGCTGGGAAATCGTAAAATGAAGATTATCAGCCTCTTTTCTTAAACCAATAACAAATTTCTTGTGAAATTTCATGAAAGCATCCTGAAGCTCATTTTCCATTACAACCTTTGTTACAGCCTTTTTTTTGTTATTTTGGGTTAATTTCATGTATTATACTTAGCCAAATTAAATGTTAGACAAACTAAGTATATATTAATCACAAAAAAAAGCCACCGAGTCTCAGGCTTTATGGTGACCAACCCCATATCTTAATGGTAAATCAAACTAGAAAAACTCCCCCTGAAAACCTTCCGATTTCTCCATAGAAAAATCCTTTCTAATTAGTACATATTCAAAATCATAAAGTGGGGCCAACATACTTGCGTCAACAAAGAACAAACATGTAGCCAGTGCATCAGCAATCATGGCAGTTTTTGCAGTCACCCAAATTGCAATAATTTCATCTGAAGATTCTAATGTTTTTGGATTCATTATATGATTATATTTTCCCCAAGACCTTCTGTTACCTGATGATCCGCAGATACTTCCATTTTGTAATGTACAAACACCAATAACCTGATCTAAGTTTTTTGGATTCTCTAAGCCCACCCTAATTGTATTTTTACCTTTATGCAAAATGTCTCCACCAGCATCAATACAATACTCGTCAACACCTTCGCTATTTAGTAACTCCCCTATTATGTCTACAATATAACCCTTACCTGCCGCTCCAAAATCAAGCATCACAGATTTCTTAACCGTAAGTTTTGGATGAGAATACTCAAATACGTCATTCCATTCTGGAGGCACACTCAATTCATCCTTAGGCTGTAAAGAATAATTAGAGTCATACCCCGCATCAGATAAAAGATTACCCATAAATGGAGAAAAGAAACCGTTTGTCAGATTATAAAGCTCGTGATATATAGACATCATCTTCTCAGCATCTTCTGGTAACCCATATTCCCCTACCTGTTTGGAAATTTTTGTTACAATAGAATCCTCTCTAAATCTTGAATAATTACTCTCAAAAACTTCTATTCTATTTTTTATAATCAAAAGGAGCTCCTCTTCCTTTTGAGAATCGAGCTCCTTATATATATCTATCTGCCATGTTGTACCTATCGCTTTAAAATTAAATTGAGTCATAAATTTCCGTCAATTCAGTATAACGCTAATTATGCAGCTGCTTGTGTCTTTATACTAGACAAAGCTTTATTGAAGCCTTCAGGTGTTAGAGATGAACCGGAGACTTTTGATAACTTAAGGTCTGCAATATTTTTTCCAATCACATACTGTTTATATCCAGAAATAAATTTCTCTTGATACCTTACAGATGTTCTATCTCCTGAGACTGATGTTACATTTGAGTCAGTAATTATATTATTTGCGATTGTAAGACTAACCCTTATTGTCACATCTCCATCTGGTGTTCCATAAGTACCATCGGCAGTGTATGTTCCATTCTTGTAATTATTTGTAGACACACCCTTCTTTGTAGTACCAACCTGCGTTGTTACTACTGCTGGGATGGTGTTGGATGGAGCCTGCGTATTATCATCATCAGACTCAGAATCATCTGAAGTCTGATTATTTGCAACTACATTATTTGATACCTCCGATGTACTTTGCTGTGTTGATGTGTCAACAGCTACATTTGAAGAGGTTTTTTCCTGCGAATATGTGACTATTACAACAGCAAGTACAGCAACGACACCCAGTAATATTCCGTTTTTTTTATACAATTGATTATTTGAATTCATTATTTTGTTTTATATTTAAACTTTTATTTTAATAAGGCCTGAGATTGCACTTGATCTTTCTTTTGCTGTATACAAAAGACATCTGCTCCATTCATAAACACAACAAGGGTTCCTATAGCTATTCCCAAATCTCTGACACCAGTATCTCCATATCCAACAACCCACATAATATCTAGCATATGAAGGCCTAACAAAAGAGCTGATAATCTTGTAAATAAACCAAACATGAGCGCAAGGCCAAACACTAATTCAAAACTAGCATTTAGAAATACAAAGTTTGATGCACTTATATTGGTCATTGAAACCAAGGATTCAGGAATATAAGCCACCCACATACTATTATGCAGGAATTGTTGCAAACTGAACCACAATATGACTGCCGCCATACCAATTCTTAATACCACAGGAGCATAAAGCTCCAGAAAATACGTTGTTTTATTTATCATAATTATTATTATACACCAGCACTATCACACCACCTATACTATTAGTACGATAGTTATTAGAAAAACTTTCACTATAACATTTGGGGTCAGGCACCATGGTGCCTGACCCCAAATTACAAACTCTATCTGTCCCACTCAAAACCTCTCCCAAAATGTCCCCAGGTACATGTATCCTTAAATTTTACGTCCTTGAAATTTAGATGATTATTTATTCCAGCTGGAGTTAAATCATAATCTGTAATCTCAACCTCTTTTCCATCAATAACAGCAATAGCCATAACCGGCTCATTTTTCCCAATGGCATATGCAAGCTTCGTAAAAACCTCATTTGCATTATGTTTCTTAAGCAAATCAATTGCAATTTTACGTGCCATGTAAGCGCCTGATCTATCAACTTTTGTATAGTCTTTTCCAGAGAATGAGCCACCACCAATTGTTATTTCTGGTCCATAATTATCAACAATCAATTTCCTACCAGACAGTCCCGTATCTGCATCAAACCCACCTTGATCCCATTCTCCTGCTGGATTAATTAAATATTCGTCAGCTTGGATAATATCTTTTACGATTTTCAGAAGCTCATCATTTTTTGAGTTTTGAAAACTTACGACAACTGTAGTGACTTTACCATCCTCAATTGTAACTTGAGTCTTTCCATCGTAAGGATAAACTTCAAAAACTTTCTTACACAAATTTCTAGCCAACTCATATTCTAAAGGTAATAATGATACGGTCTCATTTGTTGCATATCCCTTCATAATCCCCTGATCTCCAGCTCCTCCAGTATCAACACCTTGTGCAATTTGAGGACTTTGTAAAACTAAATTTGATATTATTTTATATGAATCACCTACGATACCCTTTACAATCAACTCAATATCAGGATTTGCTTTTGATGTAACTTCTCCATTTATTGTAATCAAACCATGACCACCCATCACCTCTACTGCAACTCTACTTTTTATATCTTCTTGCATATATGCATCTAGAATACTATCTGCGATAAAATCGCAAATCTTATCTGGATGCTTTGGACTAACAAATTCTGCTGTTCTTTTCATATTTGTACGAATCGCCACAACACCCATATTATTTAAATGAGTGTAGTAGCCTATTAAATTAAAAATTCCTCATAAAGAGGAAAGATAGATGACTAGTCTTATCTTTCCATAATAATGCTTTCGCACTATCTGGCTGGATTTAGCACCTACTCATTTCTGAGGGTTGCCGATGGGTCGTTGAGCCAGTTGCTCTCGCCATACTCGTGATACAACTAATTTAGTTGTGGCTACATTGTAGCACTACTCAGTTTGCAATACAATCACGCTCTATTAATTATTTGATTAATGAGCATGATTAGGTTAAAATTATCGTATGGAAAGTCTAAAATCATTCAGTCAATTATCAGGAGGAACAGAATCAGAGCCAACTCCTGAATTACAGCAACCTGTTGAGAGAAAAGAAAAACATATAGAGATGCTAGAAAAAATGGGTTTATCACCTGAAGATTCTGAAAAGATCCCTCCCAAGGATTTCTTTGATTTAGCGATGAATAAATGTGGATACATGGCTCCAAATTTTAGAGATAGTTCAAGAAGAATCATACTTATGAGTACATATCAAAAAGCATTCATAGAATACTATGGACTTAAGGGACCAAAGAAAAATGTTGAATTCTCCAAAATTTTCGACAAAATGTATAGAGATGGAGAAATAGATTTCATACCTCATACAAAGGGCAAAGATTCGTTTTTAGCTTCACCTATAGTTGAGGAATAGAATGAGGATACTTACCAAGCTGAAATCCAGTCTTAATTCACGTATAATTTTCTCAATCGTATTATTCTTAGTATGCATGTCCCTAGATTTCTCGGTAACTAATTTTTATATTCAAGGAAATATAAATTTGGAGGGGAATTTACTAAATATTTATTCATTTTTTATTTTATTTTTATTTATAAAAACCAATGTTATACTAATTAGTATAACATAGATATTCTCGGCTACTAAAAATTATCGTTAATTTATAAGAATCCAGAAGCTACAACAGAAGATACAAAGATTATTTCTTAGTAAGATATTTTCGAACCTGTCATTAGGAGATGATAACATAACGCCAGAATACACATTGGCATTTAAATTTCTTACAGAATGACTACCTGTAATAAATGATAGTTTAGAACCACAAAACTATGGCTCTAACAAAGGAAAAGAGAGCACTTTCGTGCCCTCTCATCCTGTCTTGCTCCGCGGGTAGGATTCGCCCCTCGCCCTTCGGGCTCGAAATTCGTGCCCTTATCTCGCGGAATCAGGCAAAAGAAAAAACGCCAGCTGTGCTGACGCCTTTTCTTCTGCTGCTCCGAACTTGGGGCGATGTTCGAATTATTGTTGTAAATTCTGAATTAATGGATTTTCAATTGTAAATATATCGCTCGCTGCATTCATACCAAGACCTGAATTTTCTATTTGAACTTGATAAAGACCTGGTAAAATATCTGACGGTATATTCCAAGTATATGTACCTATTGATACACCCGGGTTCGGATTAAAATATGTATAATCATGTCTAGATGAATCATAAATTCCCCAACCTAACATAGCTGAAATGGTTATTACACGCATTGGACCACTCCAGTTAATTTGGACTGACTTTCCTGCTTTCCAGACTGTTGATTTGTTTGGGGAGATTATTTTTACAGCAGAACCTCCATTTGTATTTGAAGTATTAGCAGATGTGGATACATCATCAAGCACGCTATTAGTTTTATTAGTAAAAATAATAGTTGGAATAATCTCATCGATTCCTACGCCACCAACATTGTTCACAGCACGGCTATAACTAGAAATTTCAAGAATATTCCCTTTTGAATCCACAGGAATAAACACCATCTCTCCCCCACCACCAGATATTTCATTATGATAAATAACCTCAATCGCTTTTTTACCTCCCACAGTTATATTTCTTTTTATCACATTAGAATACTCGGGATTCTTGACCTCATTATCTACCGTTTCCTCATAAGTAAAATTTCTTCCAAGCACCTGGTTGTAACGAATACCCTCTCTAAAATCTAAACTATTAGCAAAACTAATTTCTATACCCGTACTCTGTTCACTGACCGTAGGTTGCCCCATTGTTGGTGGGTATTTAAAAGTAAAATCTATTTTATCATTAGTGTATGTTGACCAATTTTCATTTACATCATTACCCAAGGTTGGAACAACCGGAAACACATCAACTGTAGTTTTTAAAGTTTTTTTATTAATATTGTCTGAATTTTTAATAATCGAAGATGTGGTTGATGAGGAATTATTTGTTAATTCTTTTACAGGCGAAGGATTCTCTGGCGTAGATTCTTGTTTTATTTTATTGTTTGAAGTGTTTTGCATATAAAAATATGTTGCCACCCCAACCCCTAATAAAACTACAACCATCATCATTAGAGGAACTATAAATCCTCTTTGTGTATTTTTCATATTACAATTGTATCAGAATCAAATATTATATACATCTTTTTATTTTCACTCTAATCGCGGGTAGGATTCGCCCCTCCTCCGTCGAAATTCGTACCCTTCTCTCGCGGATCAGTTAGAAATAAAAATGCACCAGACAAGCTGGTGTTTTTTATTCTAATGCTCCGCGGACTTGATTCTGTTCGACTAGCACTCATTGAGGATGGTTTGGATGATTTAGCGAAGATTGAGAAAGTTAAAAAGAAACAGAAGTCCAATATATAATTTAATACTTATTCAGGTTGGGTTGTCTCTTTCATTTTTTTGAATCTAGCTAAAGCTTCTGGTGTAACTTTTTCAACAGAACTCATACCGTCTGTTACGCTTAAATATTCTCTAAATCCACCATTTACTCCAACTAATCCCATTTCAGATGGTTTTGCAACTTCTTTTGTAATTCTTCCCATAGGATCAGCATCCCAATCTGGTTCCTTATTAGAAGCTATTCTTCCAGCTCTTACATCACGGACGAACCATCTTTTTCCATCAGCAATTACTTCCTCTCCAACATTGAAATGTTGTCCGTTAAAAAGAAAAGCACCCTCTTTTAATTTGTCTTTATTTTCATCAGTCATGTATTTTACTTTACGACCTTCCATGCCGTCCTCCATTTCAGTGGCACGGCCATTAAAAGCTCCGACTTGCTTTGGTGGATTCTCATCTTTACTAGATCTGTCGCTCTCCAGAGTGGAAATTTGATCCTCGAGTGTCTTAATCCTTGCTCTTTCACTTGAGATACTGGGAGGTTCTTGGGAAGAGCCCTCTTTCATTCCTAAACTACCTCGAATTGACGACAGCTTGTCTGCCGTAAACTCGATACCATTTTTAATTGTTTCAATAGCAGAAACACGTTTCAATACTTCTCCACCAATTTCTTGTTCAGACAACATCTCTTCCTTAGGTTCGGGATTTTTTTCAACATTATTTTCTAAGCCTGATTCTATAGACTCACTCCCAACAAAGGTTATGTCCTGACCATCTTCAATCTCTGCGCCATTAGCGTCATGTTTCTTTTCCTGTGGAACTGGATGATTTTTTTCAAAGGAGATCATTGTTTGTATATTATAATTATTAGTAAAGTATACAACATACAAGGAAAAAAAGAAGCCCATACCTAGGTATAAAAATAACCCCATATTAATGGGGCTATTTTCGTCGGCTCGCTTGGCAGTTCGCATTCCGAACCTTTGACTGGTCAAAAGCTGTGGGGGACATAGAAACAACAAACAAAGAAATTAATCACCTGTTGTCTTTAATATAAAGATAATATCGTAAGTATCGTCTGTGGATTTTGAAAGGCTGGGAGGGGATACTCCTTTTACACTAGTCCCCGTCAGTTATAGAAAAAAAGTAGTGTTACCTATTAACTTAAGTAATTATAAGTTATGCGTAGAATTCTTGATTGTTTCATTAACGATATCAGAAACAGTCTTTGTAGATACTGCCTTTCCACAAATTGCTCTCAATTTTTGTTGACCAACTTCTCCATAAATCCATACGAAAAATACCGTGTCAGGATTATCTATAAAAGATATGTCTGCCTGTACTCCCCCATAATCATTATCTGAGGCATCCAAAATTACAAACTTGCTTTGATAATATTTCTTACTAAAATTATTCAAACCACAATTCATATCCTTGCTTATATTCTCTAAAGCTTCTACTTCCAATCCATTATTTGTTCCATCCAAATATCCATTTAGAGCAGTACGAATTTGTTTTATGTATGGACTATTAAAAATTTCTTCTTCAGTTGGGTTTTTTCCAATTACAGGAGGGTTTTCTACCTCGAGGTTTTTTATAGCACCTTCTATTTTAGCTGGATCTACAGTCCCCTTTTGTGTTTCAGAAACAACAGGAGCTTTAGTAGGTTGAACTTGAGACCAATACAAAACACCAGCTAAGATAACCAGAGCAGAGACGATAACTATTATGTGTTTATATTGATTTATTTTTTTCATATGGTTATTCTATCACACGCAACTAAAATATGTCTTAAGAAAAACAATATCAGATGGACTTTTGGATACATTATGGAATAATTAAGTAGTAATTTAGTTATGATTTTCCAATGAAATAATATGAAAAAACACCCATCTATAAGACAAGTCAAATATGCCTACGGATTAATGAATGAAAATAAAACCAAACAGCAAATAGCCCTTGATTCTGGTTTCTCGCCAAGTACTGCCCGAGTTCCCAACTCAATCGAAAATAAGATAGGTTTTAAGCTTGCTATCGCTCAGATAGCTGGAGAGATGGAGAACGTCGCTATGAAGCTCATGTACGAGCTTGAGGTGCGTGATATGAGTAAGATGGACAACAAGACCTTACTTTACTCTCTTGATGTAATTTCAAAGACTCACGAGCGTTTTATGGCCAAAATCTAATAAACATAAGGAATTTCCATACTTCAACATTCAAACTCCACTTCCCTTTATATTTATTTAAAATGTGGTAGTATTTTAGTACAACTTAATAAAAGAAGTAGCCTAAACCTATGTTGAAATATATAGGCATGGTGAAAAAAGTCCTGACAGACATAAAAAACCCATCATATGGGGTGTCTGTCAGGCCGTACTGGGAAACTGGTATTGGAGAGCGCAAGCTCTCCACTCATGTGGTGGGCTTTTTGCGTTCTTGATTATATTTATTTTAAATAAAAATACATGAAAAAATATCTTTCAATTATAGTCCTACTTATAATAATAACTCCTTCGATTGCCCTAGCCTCGTGGTGGAATCCCTTCACTTGGGCATGGCTTGGTAAAACTATAAATACTCAAACTATACAGGAATTGTCAACTACAACATCATCGGTTGCAACA encodes:
- a CDS encoding Ser-Thr-rich GPI-anchored membrane family protein translates to MKNTQRGFIVPLMMMVVVLLGVGVATYFYMQNTSNNKIKQESTPENPSPVKELTNNSSSTTSSIIKNSDNINKKTLKTTVDVFPVVPTLGNDVNENWSTYTNDKIDFTFKYPPTMGQPTVSEQSTGIEISFANSLDFREGIRYNQVLGRNFTYEETVDNEVKNPEYSNVIKRNITVGGKKAIEVIYHNEISGGGGEMVFIPVDSKGNILEISSYSRAVNNVGGVGIDEIIPTIIFTNKTNSVLDDVSTSANTSNTNGGSAVKIISPNKSTVWKAGKSVQINWSGPMRVITISAMLGWGIYDSSRHDYTYFNPNPGVSIGTYTWNIPSDILPGLYQVQIENSGLGMNAASDIFTIENPLIQNLQQ